Proteins encoded in a region of the Ptychodera flava strain L36383 chromosome 4, AS_Pfla_20210202, whole genome shotgun sequence genome:
- the LOC139130871 gene encoding probable bifunctional dTTP/UTP pyrophosphatase/methyltransferase protein yields MAEALSVWCDINQFIVSQTIITACKLRVFDHLKGEGVSTTDLAEIVDCNAGALRHMMFTLASMGYVAVRRVNGQELFVNTEKANKYVVSSSPTSLLPVALSLEKSYSLFEKMIDAVKEGKLLKEEWKEGAGERFRKMADDQEQRTAFLQNMDALVQNMRAPVLMNSFDFSDYKSACDLGGGSGGLAYHLSTAYPDMKITIIDLPKVAEAAEQFRPPGCSHNVSIRGADMLKDELPQVDMFLLAAIIHDWPMDKVNLIFKRVFESLNPGGAVVVVETLFDDHRENSKVEAHLFSLRMSLLGGGKQWSGAELGKLLTEHGFVDIKIHTSEMVYGVVMATKPSQ; encoded by the coding sequence ATGGCGGAGGCTCTCAGTGTCTGGTGCGACATCAATCAGTTTATCGTTTCTCAAACCATCATAACGGCTTGTAAATTGCGAGTTTTCGACCACCTAAAGGGGGAGGGCGTTTCCACCACCGATCTCGCCGAAATCGTCGACTGTAATGCCGGCGCCTTGAGACACATGATGTTCACGCTCGCCAGCATGGGATACGTGGCCGTGAGGAGAGTCAACGGACAAGAATTATTCGTAAACACAGAGAAAGCTAACAAGTATGTCGTCTCTTCAAGTCCGACTAGTTTGTTGCCAGTCGCTCTTTCCCTCGAGAAAAGTTACTCGCTGTTCGAGAAAATGATTGATGCCGTGAAAGAGGGCAAGTTGCTGAAAGAAGAGTGGAAAGAAGGCGCCGGTGAGCGTTTCCGCAAGATGGCAGACGACCAGGAGCAGCGAACAGCATTTCTGCAGAACATGGACGCTCTTGTGCAGAACATGCGCGCTCCCGTACTGATGAATTCGTTTGATTTCAGCGATTACAAGAGTGCGTGCGACCTTGGTGGAGGATCTGGCGGGCTGGCTTATCATCTGTCGACAGCCTACCCGGACATGAAGATCACCATCATCGACCTACCGAAAGTTGCCGAAGCTGCCGAACAATTCCGACCGCCAGGTTGCAGCCACAATGTCTCCATCCGAGGGGCGGATATGTTGAAAGACGAACTGCCCCAAGTTGACATGTTTCTCCTTGCGGCCATTATTCACGACTGGCCAATGGATAAAgtaaatttgatattcaaacgGGTTTTTGAATCTCTCAACCCTGGTGGCGCTGTCGTTGTAGTGGAGACCCTTTTCGATGACCACCGAGAAAATTCTAAGGTAGAGGCCCATCTTTTCTCTTTACGTATGTCGCTACTCGGTGGTGGAAAGCAGTGGTCAGGGGCAGAGTTAGGTAAATTGCTCACTGAACATGGCTTTGTAGATATTAAGATCCATACTTCTGAGATGGTATACGGGGTTGTCATGGCAACTAAACCTAGTCAATGA